A region from the Sphingomonas sp. S2-65 genome encodes:
- a CDS encoding PAS domain-containing protein, with the protein MLLVAATMLALSVLAVDSIAGFDVSVSILYLAVLVLIARAGTAREVSGGALACAMLAAASWYVVHGADPTVASVLRLAFACVAISVTGALLISRKKLETARRDLERSRAEVEYFANSVPQILWRANAQGEIQYFNARVSEVTGLNRESALDAQRYMEAIHPDDLASTAEAVAAAVAAQTTSSIYARLRHVDGSYRWMHLFDQPVRSPITGEIERFGGATDVHEEFESKQELIRLRSELEDTQRDLEHFADSVPQILWRSTREAHVDYYNKRYDEIVGRDRHDTIARQDWIEDFHPDDRDWYLERVRTSFEAGTELQAVFRLRHADGSYRWMSLVGRPVRSEDGEVLRYYGGVSDVHEDVLARQELQRLRGELEQSQAELQNFTDSVPQILWRASPEGPVEYFNRRYTDLTGQSVEDAIAKESWRETIHPEDREQAFAALVKSRTGEGPLRCKFRMLHADGSYRWMSLYALPVFDADGRMTGRYGGTVDIHDEVLASEQISLLNATLEARVEERTADLLRTEARYASLFDVSNITFAEMDFSATEPLLDELREKGVTDLRAFMTENPDVFARCLALIRTTRVNEALARMMGYADVAELVSNPPAQNADDGPQVLLRQLEMYYYGIDHIDGRTVLMGKNGVRIPVYFTVNRLADGLHLSSHVDLRAQERIEELRLAAKEEFARANRVATVGAFSASIAHELNQPIASMVMDAQTALRWLQREEPDIGSAERSLERLTRTTQRVAGIVKRTRDSIVAGTRVAKPVDLCALAAETRDLLERDMRVAEAALEIDCEDGLPLVSGDPVDLQQIFVNLVSNAADAMRDQPGERIISLSLVRAEDGVRVRVSDTGPGIPEGEFEKLFQPFYTTKPTGIGMGLQICRSAVEALGGELAAMNRPEGGALFTFTLPSLEAGSPRG; encoded by the coding sequence GTGCTGCTTGTCGCCGCGACCATGCTGGCGCTCTCGGTTCTCGCCGTAGACAGCATCGCCGGCTTCGATGTTTCCGTTTCGATCCTCTATCTGGCGGTCCTCGTCCTGATCGCGCGCGCCGGGACGGCACGGGAAGTCAGCGGCGGCGCCTTGGCGTGCGCCATGCTGGCGGCTGCCTCCTGGTACGTGGTCCATGGTGCAGACCCGACGGTCGCAAGCGTCTTGCGCCTCGCCTTCGCCTGCGTGGCCATCAGCGTGACCGGAGCGCTGCTCATCAGCCGCAAGAAGCTGGAGACGGCGCGCCGGGATCTGGAGCGCAGTCGTGCCGAAGTCGAGTATTTCGCCAACTCAGTGCCTCAGATCCTGTGGCGGGCGAATGCTCAAGGGGAGATACAGTATTTCAACGCGCGGGTGAGCGAGGTCACCGGCCTGAATCGCGAGAGCGCGCTTGACGCGCAGCGCTATATGGAGGCCATCCATCCTGACGATCTCGCATCCACCGCGGAGGCGGTTGCCGCGGCCGTCGCTGCGCAGACTACCTCGAGCATCTATGCTCGTCTGCGGCATGTCGATGGTAGCTATCGCTGGATGCACCTGTTCGACCAGCCTGTCCGCTCCCCTATAACCGGGGAGATCGAGCGTTTTGGCGGCGCCACCGACGTTCACGAGGAGTTCGAGAGCAAGCAGGAACTGATCAGGCTCCGCTCCGAACTGGAGGACACCCAAAGGGATCTGGAGCACTTCGCGGACTCTGTTCCGCAAATCCTGTGGCGTTCGACCCGCGAGGCACATGTCGACTACTACAACAAGCGATACGACGAGATCGTCGGTCGCGACCGGCACGATACGATTGCGCGGCAGGACTGGATCGAGGACTTCCATCCCGACGATCGCGACTGGTATCTCGAGCGGGTTCGGACCTCATTCGAGGCGGGCACGGAGCTTCAGGCCGTCTTTCGCCTGCGGCACGCGGATGGCAGCTATCGGTGGATGTCGCTTGTAGGTAGGCCGGTGCGCTCCGAGGACGGGGAGGTGCTGCGCTATTACGGCGGGGTCTCCGACGTTCACGAGGATGTGCTCGCGCGGCAGGAGCTGCAGCGATTGAGGGGCGAGCTAGAGCAGAGCCAGGCCGAACTCCAGAACTTCACCGACTCGGTTCCCCAGATACTATGGAGAGCGAGCCCGGAGGGTCCCGTGGAGTATTTCAATCGCCGCTACACCGATCTCACCGGGCAGTCGGTCGAAGACGCGATCGCGAAGGAGAGCTGGCGCGAGACTATCCACCCGGAAGATCGCGAGCAGGCGTTTGCCGCCCTGGTTAAGTCGAGAACTGGAGAGGGGCCGCTTCGCTGCAAGTTCCGGATGCTGCACGCGGACGGCAGCTATCGATGGATGTCGCTCTATGCATTGCCGGTCTTCGATGCCGACGGAAGGATGACGGGACGCTACGGGGGAACCGTCGACATCCACGATGAGGTCCTCGCGAGCGAGCAGATCAGTCTTCTGAATGCCACCCTGGAGGCTCGTGTCGAAGAGCGGACAGCAGACCTCCTGCGGACGGAAGCACGGTATGCGAGCCTGTTCGACGTCAGCAACATCACCTTCGCGGAGATGGACTTCAGCGCGACCGAGCCGTTGCTGGACGAGTTGCGCGAAAAGGGTGTGACGGATCTTCGCGCCTTCATGACGGAGAATCCGGACGTATTCGCGCGATGCCTGGCGCTCATCCGAACCACTAGGGTCAACGAGGCTTTGGCTCGGATGATGGGCTATGCGGATGTCGCAGAGCTCGTTTCCAATCCCCCGGCGCAGAATGCGGATGACGGACCTCAGGTGCTGCTGCGGCAGCTGGAGATGTATTACTACGGCATCGACCATATAGACGGACGAACCGTCCTGATGGGGAAAAACGGTGTGAGGATACCCGTGTACTTCACGGTCAATCGTCTTGCCGACGGCCTTCACCTGTCGAGCCATGTGGATCTGCGGGCCCAGGAGAGGATCGAGGAGCTTCGGCTTGCCGCGAAGGAGGAGTTCGCTCGCGCCAACCGGGTCGCCACAGTGGGGGCCTTTTCCGCGTCTATCGCCCACGAGCTGAACCAGCCCATCGCCTCGATGGTCATGGACGCGCAGACGGCCCTGAGATGGCTGCAAAGGGAGGAGCCGGATATCGGCTCCGCCGAGCGTAGCCTCGAACGTCTGACGCGCACGACGCAGCGGGTGGCCGGCATCGTCAAACGAACGCGCGACAGCATCGTGGCAGGAACTCGTGTCGCTAAGCCGGTCGACCTGTGTGCACTCGCCGCGGAGACGCGCGATCTGCTTGAGCGCGACATGCGAGTTGCCGAGGCGGCTCTCGAGATCGACTGCGAAGACGGATTGCCGCTCGTTTCGGGTGACCCGGTCGATCTGCAGCAGATCTTCGTCAATCTGGTCAGCAACGCGGCTGATGCGATGCGCGATCAGCCCGGCGAGCGCATCATCTCGCTTTCTTTGGTGCGTGCCGAGGACGGCGTCCGCGTTCGGGTCTCCGATACGGGTCCGGGCATACCGGAAGGCGAGTTCGAGAAGCTATTCCAGCCATTCTACACCACCAAGCCGACCGGCATCGGGATGGGCCTTCAGATATGCAGGTCGGCGGTGGAGGCGCTGGGCGGCGAGTTGGCAGCCATGAACCGCCCCGAAGGTGGAGCGCTCTTCACGTTCACGCTGCCGTCTCTCGAAGCAGGCTCTCCCAGGGGATGA
- a CDS encoding cysteine hydrolase: MTYTPSNPAYADPTEPALPPSTFKLDLARVAIVVTDPQIDFLGSAGAAYPVFAESIAEQGTVPNLRRLFEAAKRFDLPLIISPHYYYPHDHRWSFQAPGEALMHKLGMFERRDPLSVDGFTGSGADWLPELKDLIDDGRTVVCSPHKIAGPQTNDTLFQLRKTGATQVILAGMAANFCVESHLRDFVEHGLEVVVVRDATAGSKIPEGDAYAAALLNFRWLANALWSTEETIEKLEAAR; encoded by the coding sequence ATGACCTATACGCCCAGCAATCCGGCCTACGCCGACCCTACTGAGCCGGCGCTCCCACCGAGCACGTTCAAGCTCGACCTCGCGCGCGTCGCCATCGTCGTCACGGACCCGCAGATCGACTTTCTCGGCTCGGCGGGGGCGGCGTATCCGGTATTCGCCGAGAGCATCGCGGAGCAGGGGACGGTGCCCAACCTGCGGCGATTGTTCGAGGCGGCGAAGCGGTTCGACCTCCCGCTCATCATCTCCCCTCACTACTACTATCCGCACGATCATCGCTGGAGCTTCCAAGCGCCCGGCGAGGCATTGATGCACAAGCTCGGAATGTTCGAGCGGAGGGATCCGCTCTCAGTCGACGGCTTCACCGGCTCGGGAGCGGACTGGCTTCCTGAACTCAAGGATCTGATTGACGACGGGCGGACGGTCGTGTGCTCGCCCCACAAGATCGCTGGCCCGCAGACCAACGACACGCTCTTCCAGCTGCGCAAGACTGGTGCCACGCAGGTCATTCTGGCTGGAATGGCCGCCAACTTCTGCGTCGAGTCACACCTTCGTGATTTCGTCGAACATGGTCTCGAGGTCGTGGTCGTCCGTGACGCGACCGCCGGGAGCAAGATTCCCGAGGGCGACGCTTACGCCGCCGCACTATTGAACTTCCGGTGGCTGGCGAATGCGCTGTGGTCGACCGAGGAGACCATCGAGAAGCTGGAGGCGGCGCGATGA
- a CDS encoding alpha/beta fold hydrolase — translation MATFTTKDGTQIFYKDWGPKEAQPVVFHHGWPLSADDWDAQMLFFLGHGYRVIAHDRRGHGRSTQTDTGNDMDTYAADVVELTDHLNLRNAVHIGHSTGGGEVARYVARAKPGRVAKAVLVSAIPPIMVKSDKNPGGTPISVFDGFRQALAANRAQFYLDVASGPFYGFNREGAKVVPGTIQNWWRQGMIGGAKAQYDCIKAFSETDQTEDLKAITVPTLVLHGDDDQVVPIADAALLSVKLLKHGTLKVYKGYPHGMLTTHAEVLNPDLLAFVRS, via the coding sequence ATGGCCACGTTCACGACCAAGGATGGCACGCAGATCTTCTACAAGGACTGGGGGCCCAAGGAGGCCCAGCCGGTCGTGTTCCATCATGGCTGGCCCCTGAGCGCCGACGACTGGGACGCACAGATGCTGTTCTTTCTCGGCCACGGCTACCGCGTGATCGCCCATGACCGCCGCGGTCACGGTCGCTCGACGCAGACCGACACCGGCAACGACATGGACACCTACGCCGCGGATGTCGTCGAACTCACCGACCACCTGAACCTGAGGAATGCCGTTCATATCGGCCACTCCACCGGCGGCGGCGAAGTGGCTCGCTATGTGGCGAGGGCGAAGCCCGGCCGCGTTGCGAAGGCGGTGCTGGTCAGCGCGATCCCACCGATAATGGTGAAGTCGGACAAGAACCCCGGCGGCACGCCCATTTCCGTCTTCGACGGCTTCCGGCAGGCGCTCGCGGCGAACCGCGCGCAGTTCTACCTCGATGTCGCGAGCGGGCCGTTCTACGGGTTCAACCGGGAGGGTGCAAAGGTCGTTCCCGGCACCATCCAGAATTGGTGGCGTCAGGGCATGATCGGCGGCGCCAAGGCGCAGTACGACTGCATCAAGGCCTTCTCCGAGACCGACCAGACTGAAGATCTGAAGGCGATCACGGTTCCGACGCTCGTGCTGCACGGAGATGACGACCAGGTCGTGCCGATCGCCGACGCCGCACTGCTCTCGGTGAAGCTGCTCAAGCACGGCACGCTCAAGGTCTACAAGGGCTATCCCCATGGGATGCTGACCACGCACGCCGAGGTGCTGAACCCGGATCTGCTCGCCTTCGTAAGATCCTGA
- a CDS encoding DUF2721 domain-containing protein, with amino-acid sequence MQTALAPVFMLSGIGALLNVFASRLARVGDQADQLAREPCDPARAARLRRLRRRSRALDFAVVAAAVAAAMTCGSVFVLFLAALRDRAAAELLFALFGGAVVLTMLAILFFVGEMLLAARGLRRAVDETISTISDAVVRPGQLAQSEGSLTVSGG; translated from the coding sequence GTGCAGACGGCGTTGGCTCCCGTCTTCATGCTTTCGGGGATAGGAGCGCTTCTGAATGTGTTCGCTTCCCGGCTGGCGAGGGTAGGCGATCAGGCGGATCAGCTTGCCCGGGAGCCGTGCGACCCGGCGCGTGCCGCGCGCTTGCGGAGGCTCCGGCGGCGCTCGCGCGCCCTCGACTTCGCGGTCGTTGCCGCCGCAGTCGCGGCGGCGATGACCTGCGGCTCCGTCTTCGTCCTGTTCCTGGCCGCTTTGCGCGACCGTGCAGCGGCTGAGCTGCTGTTCGCGCTCTTCGGCGGCGCGGTAGTCCTGACGATGCTCGCAATACTCTTCTTCGTTGGAGAGATGCTGCTCGCAGCACGAGGTCTGCGCCGCGCAGTCGATGAGACGATCTCCACGATCTCCGACGCTGTCGTTCGCCCGGGCCAACTCGCCCAATCTGAGGGGTCGCTGACCGTCAGCGGAGGCTAG
- a CDS encoding aspartate/glutamate racemase family protein, whose product MKMIGLIGGMSWESSAEYYRILNEGVRERLGPTASARCLLWSFNFAEIEDLQHRGDWPGLTTHMVNAAQRLETAGADVLLICTNTMHRMASDVQAAVGVPLLHIADPTAERIKAAGFRKVGLLGTAFTMEHAFYKGRLADQHGLSVIAPNDEDRATVHRIIYEELVAGKVLPASRDAYRAIITRLVESGAEAVILGCTEIMLLIRPEDSQVPMFDTTALHAAAAIEMALAG is encoded by the coding sequence ATGAAGATGATCGGCTTGATCGGCGGCATGAGCTGGGAGAGTTCGGCGGAGTATTATCGCATACTCAACGAGGGAGTCCGGGAAAGGCTCGGTCCGACCGCGTCGGCCCGGTGCCTCCTATGGTCGTTCAACTTCGCGGAGATCGAGGATTTGCAGCACAGGGGCGATTGGCCTGGCCTGACGACGCATATGGTCAATGCGGCACAACGCCTCGAGACGGCCGGTGCGGACGTGCTGTTGATCTGCACCAATACCATGCACCGCATGGCGTCCGACGTTCAGGCCGCGGTGGGCGTGCCCCTGCTCCATATAGCCGATCCCACGGCCGAACGCATCAAGGCGGCCGGCTTCAGGAAGGTAGGCCTGCTCGGCACGGCGTTCACGATGGAGCACGCGTTCTACAAAGGACGGCTTGCCGATCAGCATGGCCTCAGCGTCATCGCTCCAAACGATGAGGACCGCGCCACCGTCCATCGCATCATCTATGAAGAGCTAGTCGCTGGTAAAGTCTTGCCGGCATCGCGCGATGCTTACCGCGCAATCATCACCCGCCTAGTTGAGAGCGGCGCGGAGGCGGTGATCCTGGGATGCACCGAAATCATGCTGCTGATCCGGCCGGAAGATAGTCAGGTGCCGATGTTCGACACGACCGCCCTTCATGCGGCAGCGGCGATCGAGATGGCATTGGCAGGATAA